From Aquificota bacterium, one genomic window encodes:
- a CDS encoding ammonium transporter, whose product MRRVGSIIPLLLVSLSFAQDQAPKLDTGDTAWMIVATALVMLMTLPGLAMFYGGMAKRKDTLNTIAMSFVAYCIASVLWIIYGYTLAFNTDIGGIIGSPSKIFLNGVEVKSLQGTIPEFIFVAFQLTFAAITVALVSGSYIERMKFSAWVLFAVLWMSLVYVPIAHWVWGGGFLMKLGALDFAGGTVVHINAGIAGLVGALFLGRRKEATLVPSNLPLVVIGAGLLWFGWFGFNAGSALGANGLASAAFINTNTATAMAALSWMFTEWIHSKKPTLLGLASGAVAGLVAITPAAGFVDIKGSLIIGLLAGIIPFFAVAYLKPKLGYDDALDAFGIHGVAGILGAILTGIFANPAINEAGKGLLYGNPSQLFIQLIAVGVTIVYVAIATAVILFIIKALVGLRVDQESEVFGLDESQHGEKAYNL is encoded by the coding sequence ATGCGCCGTGTAGGGAGTATTATACCACTACTTTTGGTTAGCTTGTCCTTTGCCCAAGACCAGGCTCCAAAGCTTGATACGGGTGATACGGCCTGGATGATAGTGGCCACAGCCCTTGTTATGCTCATGACCCTTCCGGGCCTTGCCATGTTCTACGGTGGCATGGCAAAAAGGAAGGACACTTTAAACACCATAGCCATGTCCTTTGTGGCATATTGCATAGCCTCTGTGCTTTGGATCATCTACGGCTATACTCTGGCTTTTAACACAGACATAGGTGGTATTATAGGAAGTCCATCTAAGATCTTTTTAAACGGTGTGGAGGTCAAAAGCCTTCAGGGAACCATACCGGAGTTTATCTTTGTAGCTTTCCAGCTTACCTTTGCAGCCATAACCGTTGCCCTTGTGAGCGGCTCTTACATAGAGAGGATGAAGTTTTCCGCATGGGTCCTCTTTGCTGTTCTGTGGATGAGCTTGGTCTATGTTCCCATAGCCCACTGGGTATGGGGTGGTGGATTTCTTATGAAGCTTGGAGCCCTTGACTTTGCAGGTGGAACGGTGGTGCATATAAACGCTGGTATTGCTGGCCTTGTGGGTGCCTTGTTCTTGGGCAGGCGAAAAGAGGCAACCCTTGTGCCAAGCAACCTGCCCCTTGTGGTAATAGGTGCAGGCCTTTTGTGGTTTGGATGGTTTGGCTTTAATGCGGGTTCCGCCTTGGGTGCCAATGGGCTTGCCTCTGCAGCTTTTATAAACACCAACACAGCCACGGCCATGGCAGCCCTCTCTTGGATGTTTACAGAGTGGATACACTCAAAGAAGCCTACCCTTTTGGGGCTTGCCTCTGGCGCCGTTGCAGGCCTTGTGGCCATCACACCAGCGGCTGGCTTTGTAGACATAAAGGGAAGCCTTATAATAGGCCTTCTTGCTGGCATAATACCCTTCTTTGCAGTGGCATACCTTAAGCCAAAGCTCGGCTATGATGATGCTCTTGACGCCTTTGGTATTCATGGTGTGGCAGGAATCCTTGGAGCCATACTCACAGGTATTTTTGCCAACCCAGCCATAAATGAGGCTGGAAAGGGCCTTCTCTACGGCAATCCCTCCCAGCTATTCATACAGCTCATAGCGGTGGGCGTAACCATTGTCTATGTGGCCATAGCCACGGCCGTCATCCTTTTCATCATAAAGGCCTTAGT